TAAGAGTCTAAACATAAGGTCAGACTAGTGGAGTTGCACTGATGtaagaagagaatttggcccaaaatatttaaaattttactattttcaaacagaataaactcattttttttaaaaaagtgtttgtaATCAAACTGAAGTACTGTGCAGATATTTCCCGTTCATTTCGCAGTAATTATTTACATATGTATTCAAACCTCTCCCACCTAAAAATCCAATTATGTAAAACAAAGTAATGTTAGCATAAAAAGATTCCCTGCAGTGACATGAGAAGAATTGCATCTTTTCCTTTCTATAAACAAaggttggggttgttttttttttgtagtttcaCAATTCACATTTAAATATAGAGAGttccaaaaataataaatacctaCCCTTATAGAGTCTTTTTCAACCCCTGAACCTAAAGCACTGCACAACATTTCTTGAACAACTATGTATCATATGATCACACATTAAGCTGCTTTCATGTCCCTTTCAAAACTGACAACTGTCTGAGGTGTTGAAAGACTGAACTTTCACacttaaaaaaagtcttttttccaACAAAATCTTATGCAGTGATAATAGCACCttccatcttcaaagtgctttaccacgTATCTCCATTCTACTGATAGGGGAAGCTGAGGAAAAGCAGCTAAGTGATTTGTTAAAGGCCAGAGGGAGGCAATGTTATGCTGGAATTAGAACTCAGGCCCTGGTACCTCATCCTATGCTCAGTTTACTTGTTAGAAAGATAACTTAAAAACGTACCCAAATCAAAACACAATTCAACATTTAGagtcccactgtagtcaatgagaagaggggccagaatttcagcctTACTATGTAAATCCTTATAGAGCAACCATTATTAAACAAATGCTAGTCAAGAAAAATAACTATACATTATGTATAAACTATTTCAATATGAAAATTGTAAAATACTGCAGTTTATTCTCTAGCCTTTTCTAGCAATGTATGAAATTAATCAGAACACATCTCTGTAGAAATCTGACCAAGTTTAAGAAAAAATTAGGGTCTTTCTTCTTTAATATGATTACCAAAACAAGTAAAATCTTCAGAGTTTAGAAAGTTGCTCAAAAAGTCCCTTTAAAGAGTGAAAATTGCACATAGCTTTTGATCCACTTCATTTCTGATTTTCAAAGTCAGAGGTGCCGTTGTACATATGTTACTGGAGGGGATCCTACACTACTTGCTGGGCTCAGAATATTTGAGTCATAAGAATTTGGAGGAATTCCAACCATGCCATCATTTTGAGGTGTTTCCCCTTTCAGAAAGTCGTCATCTTCATCTTCAGTTGTACACTACGCAAAGAGAAaaatgttagtgaaaacagaaagaCATTATAGTACCTTAAATAGACTTTCAAGCCTTAGGTTTAAATTTCTTCACTAGGAAAAGTTATCTGAATACCACATGAGATTTACTGGAGTGTATTAGTTGACCCAGTAAAATAAACCCATTCTCATAAGGCTCCCAGTCTCTGCTTCATAACACAGCTAGTAGATTTCACACCACAGAGAAACATATCTGACTAACAGGTACATGTGTTTAGACAAGTGGAGAAAAGTCCTGGAAATTTGGGCATTTCTGGTAATCATTTGCTGAAAGTGTTTATCTAATTTTCTTGcgcgcgtggggggggggggggggaggggacctgCAGAAAAccagaaatgtgtttttaaataaactttgaaaTAATTCAAAATGTTGCAATAATACAGTCTAGCAATTAAACAAAAAGCAAGACTGAGTCAGCCAACTGCcaaaatacatatatacacaaacaatgctattttattattcatatagCTCTAACAATGTGCTACGTACTGTACAGTATAAAAAGATACATCCCATGCCACAAAGTTTTCAAGTTCAGTCATAAGACTCTGGCTGATCTGGCAAGTCCacaggattttctttttaataagttCATGGCCTGTGGACCTCCCAGAGGTCATACAATTTTAAGGAGTTGAATGAAGAGAGGTGGCTGTTTGGCAGACAGATGGGAAGAGAATTCTACACATAGACTGCAAAGTGTACATAGACAGGAGTGGCAGAAACAATTAGATAATGTGGAGATAGCTGTTCTAGGAATACTTTACATAGGCAAAAGCTGGCATCATTGCCAGGGCAGAGGGGAGCTTTAATAACTGTAGTTTATTGTGAGAATAGATCCAAAACAGATCTAGAAGTGGCATCCACAGGAATCATCACAGGGACttaatgagaaaaaacaaaaactaaatatCTTGTACTACACTGATCTTGAACTGTGCCAGCATCCTAACCCACCAGCCTGTACGTCAGCTCCTCCTTCAATCAGGACAGAGATTGTACCTGTTTGATGATTCACAGCAGTTGGCCGATAATACTAGCATCAGAGCACAACTATGAATACATCCATAAAATGAGAGATCAAACAGTTATCTGAGGGCCATGATGAtactccctccccccgcccaagtAGATAAAGAATGCATTTTCTATGTACACAGAGCTTCCAGAATTTTGCATAGATAATCATTTAGTGCTCGTTTCCCATTTACAGTAAGCATTTTgggacctttaaaaaaaaattactccaaATTGGGAGTACACTTCCCTAAGTGTCAGTTGATGCAGGATTTAAGATTATTTTCTTtaacctaaaataaaataaaataaaaataaaaataaaataaacccccaGAAACCACACACACGCGATTTCTGACAGGTAGGAGTTACCTTTTTAAAGGGTTTCTTAAGTTCTTGAAGATCTTCAGTACTCAGTTCTTCCCAAATCTGATAAATAGGATCAATGGTCTTCTTTGATCTGGTAACATAAATTGCAGCATAGTATAAATAATCTGAATAAAGTTGCACACAAGAAGTTATGAACCaggcatttcattttaatattataCTATGTAATTCTTTACATTTCTCTAGTGCCTTGCAGAGGATATTATACACTTTACAGACTAATCCTGACAACACTTCCTGTGGTAGGTAAATTATCTCCATTTCATTGCTGGGTAAGATGATGCATAGAGAAGTTACATAGGTTTTCCTGAAGAGACTGCTAGTGGTAGGTCAGGAACAGAACTCTGCTCTTCCAATTATGTATTTTAATGCGTAGGCAGTGCTCCCTCAAACTATATAGTTTTCTTCTAGCCTGTAATCTTACCCATAGGATTTACTGGACTTCTGTCCAGCACTTTTATTCCTTTAGAGCAAGGACTCAGTGCAACTTTTTTAGGCTAGAAGAGGgcttgtgtggaaaaaaaaatctacttaagATGGTTATCTTTTGTATGTTAAAGAACCCATCTGCACAAACATTCAAGGATCAAAGAATATAAGCATTCCCGGCTAGAGAGCTTCAAGAACAGCCCATCTAATAACGAAAGCCTCTGAAAACAAACCAGATGCCCTCTCGCACATGGCACAAATCCCAGAGATGCAAGAAACTACCACTTGGAGGGATCTCAGTACATTTTGTTATGCTAATATTATGAATTGGACTCATTAAAGAGGGAAAGATAAAAGAAAATTTGCCTAATATAACGTTTTAACAAATGCAGTATGAGAGGATGGgcccttttcccttccccacacccaaAACCTATAGTGTGCACAAACTTCAATTCTCGAGCTTCTGAGTCTCAGTCCTACAAAAACAACTTACGTAGAACTAGAGTGTTTTGACTTATAATACAACAATACATTTTACAAGGGTAGAACAGTCACCTTAAGTATGttctttcaatttattttatgcaAGGCAGAAATTAGTTTATTGCATTTGAAATCTATACCTTTTGAGAATGTAAGGATCAAATGGGAAAAAACTGTCAAGCGGGTTAGTGCAAGTCGGTACAGAATCACCCCCACTGCTGCTTCTGATGACTGGCAAAAATTGCCTGTTGTTCCTTTCAATAATGGTGTAACAGAACACCAACTGGTATttccttaaacaaacaaaacacacagataAGTGTAAGCATCTCTAACTACAGGGAAAGCAAGTAAATTCAGAAGATACTAAAGTAGATTGATATATTACATAAATATCCAAATTCTAGCACAAACTTCCATTTTATGACTAGCAGCAGGAGTTAACAATACATTCAGAATAAAGGGAGCTTATAAATGAAATCTAACCAATTCTACTCTCAACAGAACTTTATTGTAAGTAGTATAACAATCTGCACTATCACAAAGCAATGACACAGCTCTACTTAACTACAGGGTTTCGTTGTATCTGTATTAGCTATAAACTGGTCCCACTCAGTATATAGGTAATATTCCAACACTGAAGGGGCCATCATATATTATGCTTTAATCTATAGTCATTATACAAACATACAAGTTTACAAAAAAATGTTAGTCTTCAAAATATTACACTATGGTTATATATCCAGATTGATATGGTTCATataaaatttaaactgaaaaaaaaaaatagttacctGGTAATGGCAGCAAACAAGTTAACAATGGAGGGTAAGCAAATCTTCAGAGGGTTTAGCTGACACATGACTATGCGTTCAAAATTTAAGTTCTGCAGGTACGCCAAACCTTCAAAATAAGGATGGTGTACAATaaatactatggatttatacagtgtttttccatgttcaaagcactgtacagattAAACTTAGTCTCACAACCCCCATGAAGGTAGATAATCATccctactttacagatggggaaacagaaagaAGTGAATTTtccctaaggtcacacagcaagtcagtagcagagttcATATTAGAACTCTCCCAACCTTGTGCCAATTTCTCATTATTATTTTAGAGTAACAAAGGGCAAGAGATCATGTTTCTCCTGGTTCAGAGAATACTTTGAAATCATATGCAAGAATTCACTATAAAAAATTGTATACTAGATTATAAGCATAAGATGATCAACCTGCAAGTTATGTGGCTCTTACTCTCAGGGCCTGCACAATCAAAGCAGCAACACCTTTTCAGTCAATTGCCAGATGATGGTACAAATATACAGTATGTGGAAATTCTAGAGTGACTTAAAAATTATTCAGCATTAAGATttttcaaacaattttaaaagatcACAGTTTTGGCTGCATCACGCAACATATAATGGTGGGGGACAACTGGGGATATTAACTTGTCAAGCAGCTGCATGTAAAGCAATAGAAGGAAGCTTTTGCAGAACATCTAAAGAAgatggagagaaaaaagaaatataacAAGGATGTCCCCAGGCCAGGCTATTCTGTCATATAATGAGACTCTAcaaagaattataaaataaatgtaagaaaATTGTGGTGAATGTAAAAGTCTGTAAAGAACAAGtcacagagttctgcaaataGAGAACACAAATAGCTTGTGTGATATAACAGGATTCCATATTTAATATGCTATTACAGATACAGTAGACGCTTAATTCATTATTAAGATTCTCCCATCTGGCAGAGTTATGCTCACTAATGGCCATGGGGCTTTACGGTCATTTTATGTTCCAATTAatcaaaaaatcaattaaaaaatgcCCCCTAGTTCTTACATAGTACTATTCATTAGTAGACCTCCAAGTTCTGGACCAGCCCCCAGTTTAAGTTAGAACAACAGCAGGTTGCTCTAATTTACGCTCAGCTGCTCACAGTCTTACGTGGCCCTTCCATCAGCCAGGATCATCAGGGCATAGGGACACTCCAGTCAGACTTCATGTATCAGTAACTGAAGGGGTGGCATAGACCCACTACACCAGCTCTGTGCCACAAGGGGAACCCTCCACCAATTTATATTAATTTGTGCTGTATAATAACTCAAAGCACCCACTAGTGGGCCCACTGACTTTATCTACATTGGTTTTTACTAGCTAAAAAGCAAGTTATCCAGCTTTGTATTCTGATACAAATACAAAGTCTTATgcactttgtttaaaatatagtAATTTAACCTTCCCATAATTCACTTCACCAAACTGACCATtaggaaattaatatttttagagCTTGCatataaattttgttttaattttatattactgACACTTTGAATGTACTCACTTTTCCTTAAGTTTCCATCCAAAAGTTGCTTGTGGCGAAAAATTAAAGCATAAAACACAGCCTGGCACGTGGAGTAAAAAGGTCCATGCAGAGTAACATCACAGTAAGCTTTTGTCCCCACATCCTGATTGTCAATGTATACGTGCAGCCAGTTAACCAACAGATCCATGCATGCTTTCACTGTACTATAATGGACAAACATGGTCTGTAAGAACACCATTTGAACTCATGtatgaaagatattttaaaaatatttaaaggagCTTAATGTGTACTGTACATGCAAATAAGCACAGAAATCATTTTATAAAGTAGATTTCACTGCCAGTCTTGTCCTCTGTGCCAGCAGTTATTGAACCGTCTGCAACAATACTGAGAACCCCAAGCATCAGGAAGATTGAAGTATTGGTAGGAGTGATGAGTTCATGAGAGAATCATTTGCAAAGTGTTCCACCAAATAAAAAGTTTGGAAATCTTCTTGTCTGAGCTGTGAGGCACAAACAAGAGAAACTGGTTTCTGGTTCCAGTGTCAAATTAGATTCAACATTAAGTCATTAAGCCCACGACTTTTAACAATAGCTTCAGAAATCCTGAAGACAATATCCCATActatataatatttacaaagaaaaaaaaaaagtctactcaTCCACCTATGGAGTATGCAAACTACAGAGACTAATCTATGCAATGAATAGGAATAATTGCACTAAATGTCTCAGAGGCTTAGTGCAATGCCTATCATTCTTGAAGATGTATGttcaaaaataagtttagggaCTGAATGTTAGACAGGTTGAGCACCCACTATTCCAACAAAGCCAAAGACAATTATAGGTTTTCAGTACCTCTGATAAATCTGGTGTTTGATTACCTCATCCTCACCCAGCAGGCATTAGCCCACATCCCATAAACACAAAACTTTTTGGAAAACTCAGAGAGCCCCAAAAGGGAAACAATAAGGACATTTTAGCTCAAAGTTATGGCTCATTGTCAGAGTTGTGAATGGGGAACCGGCACATTACCTTTCCATACTTAAATTTAGTATATGCCATAAATCCTTTATTTTTGACCATATACAAGCATAAGATATTTAAAATGATCTAGCAACATTACTTACACAATTGGAATAAAGTTAGCTCTTGCCAAGAAGCTGCCAATGTAACTTCCAGCAGTCTGTCTGATCACCGCAGGATTATTTGGATTCTGCAATTTTTTCCAAAGATGGTCTAAGAATGCTTCTGCAAACCCctgcaaaacaagacaaaaaacacaTTCAAACTATTAACCCTAGTGCTGATGCCATCTGTAAACAGAGACTCCAGACACCAGTGCACTCATTattggtgtttaaaaaaaaaaaaaacaaacaaaccccactttCTGTACCAAAAGTTTACGACAAAAAAGAATATGCAAATACTCCTACAAATGCTGAAAGGAATGTCCTTTGAGCATctgcacatttttgtttttttaaacactgtgCTGGCAAAGTCTGAACTTTGTTATGTGCAGGAAATCTATCAGCAGATTCAGTAGCATATTGCATAAGAAACATATGGGGAGATAGAGTGGAACAGGGTAAATGTAACTCAAATCCTGCTCAAAATGGGAGGCTGAATATATTCACTATCTTGATGACATTTTTTGAGAAACATAAATGAAGCTGTATTGCACTGTACCTCGGGTTCAAGCTGATTCTTGTAAACAGTGAATGCATTTCCTGTGTCACTTTAAATGGGTCTGGATTCCAGTCATTTGTGATTTAAGACACAGTATTGAATATGCAACTTACAGTGGAGAATTTGTAgcgaggggtgggagggagaaaaagtAAAGAGAATAGGGATAAAAATGTGCCTTTTCAATCAAATATGGATTGGCACTGGGTTATCAGTTAAATCAATCAGCTTAACAACTTTTTCAGCTaggagaacaaaaataaaaacatgcaacAGATATAATAGGAGAGGTGCACTTTACAAAGTATATGCTTGTACTCACCAATTTAAAGCTACAGATGTGAAACATGAAATACTGTACATGACATGAAGCATGGGTTGGCAAAATGAGCTTGTCAAACACAGTAACCAGATCCCGATACAAGTCCTTTGTTTTGTTAACATCAAGCttccctattaaaaaaaaaaaaaaaaaaaaaaaaaaaagggagggggaaggggagtttgTCCAGTAACAGAGGCACTTAGATTTCTCTCAAAATTACAGTGAATATTTTAAAGGAACACTGCCGGACAGATTAGACTCCAAATGTTAGGGTCTATAAACCCAGAATTAACATAAATGCTTCCcgatattaatttaaattaaggtttttt
Above is a window of Dermochelys coriacea isolate rDerCor1 chromosome 10, rDerCor1.pri.v4, whole genome shotgun sequence DNA encoding:
- the RRN3 gene encoding RNA polymerase I-specific transcription initiation factor RRN3 isoform X1, which translates into the protein MLGGDEFISSPPRKTVRFGGTLTDVLLKYQKGETTDFELLKHQLLDTEIKDAQIINWLQEFRASVAYLTKDFEQLVSILLKLPWLSRSQDVVEEYLGFLGNLVSAQTVYLRSCLRMIASHFIPPRVTIREDDVDISDSDDDEENLSGTFNTCHRALQTIAKYVPSTPQFLMPILVENFPFINKSERTLECYVHNLLRITVYLPTLRLEILELIVEKLLKIDVSAPRQDIEDAEETANNSDIKEKTTEEGLFDMEEDEETKENKDAFSTSDMMAHPLAERLDILMNILFSYVKDICQVDGKLDVNKTKDLYRDLVTVFDKLILPTHASCHVQYFMFHICSFKLGFAEAFLDHLWKKLQNPNNPAVIRQTAGSYIGSFLARANFIPIVTVKACMDLLVNWLHVYIDNQDVGTKAYCDVTLHGPFYSTCQAVFYALIFRHKQLLDGNLRKSLAYLQNLNFERIVMCQLNPLKICLPSIVNLFAAITRKYQLVFCYTIIERNNRQFLPVIRSSSGGDSVPTCTNPLDSFFPFDPYILKRSKKTIDPIYQIWEELSTEDLQELKKPFKKCTTEDEDDDFLKGETPQNDGMVGIPPNSYDSNILSPASSVGSPPVTYVQRHL